One genomic region from Jilunia laotingensis encodes:
- a CDS encoding Nramp family divalent metal transporter yields the protein MRNIFKDLKRKDHKRYLGGLDVFKYIGPGLLVTVGFIDPGNWASNFAAGSEFGYSLLWVVTLSTIMLIILQHNVAHLGIVTGLCLSEAATQYTPKWVSRPILATAVVASISTSLAEILGGAIALEMLFDIPIIWGAVLTTVFVSIMLFTNSYKKIERSIIAFVSVIGLSFIYELFLVDIDWPMAVEGWVTPTFPKGSMLIIMSVLGAVVMPHNLFLHSEVIQSHEYNKQDDSSIRKVLKYELFDTLFSMIIGWAINSAMILLAAATFFKSGIQVEELQQAKSLLEPLLGNNAAIVFALALLMAGISSTITSGMAAGSIFAGIFGESYHIKDSHSQMGVILSLGIALLLIFFIGDPFKGLLISQMILSIQLPFTVFLQVGLTSSKKVMGNYVNSRWSTFVLYTIAIVVSALNIMLLFS from the coding sequence ATGCGGAATATTTTTAAAGATTTGAAGCGTAAAGATCATAAACGCTATCTGGGTGGATTGGACGTATTCAAATATATCGGTCCGGGATTACTTGTCACTGTAGGATTTATCGATCCTGGCAATTGGGCATCGAACTTTGCAGCAGGCTCTGAATTTGGTTATTCATTATTATGGGTGGTAACATTGTCGACTATCATGTTGATAATACTTCAACATAATGTGGCGCATTTGGGCATTGTTACCGGTTTGTGTTTATCTGAGGCAGCTACACAGTATACTCCGAAATGGGTATCACGGCCTATTCTTGCAACAGCAGTCGTAGCTTCTATATCCACTTCTTTAGCGGAGATTCTGGGTGGTGCGATCGCTTTAGAAATGTTGTTCGATATACCCATAATATGGGGAGCAGTATTAACTACTGTTTTTGTTTCTATTATGCTGTTTACCAATTCTTATAAAAAAATAGAACGTTCGATCATTGCTTTTGTTTCTGTTATCGGGTTGTCATTTATATATGAACTGTTTTTGGTTGACATTGATTGGCCGATGGCGGTTGAGGGGTGGGTGACTCCGACTTTTCCAAAAGGAAGCATGCTGATTATCATGAGTGTACTCGGTGCGGTAGTCATGCCTCACAATCTGTTTCTTCATTCGGAGGTGATACAGAGTCATGAATATAACAAACAAGATGACTCGTCTATTCGTAAAGTATTGAAATACGAGCTGTTTGATACTCTTTTTTCAATGATAATAGGTTGGGCTATTAACAGTGCTATGATACTTTTGGCAGCAGCTACTTTTTTTAAGAGTGGTATACAAGTAGAAGAATTGCAACAGGCAAAATCACTATTGGAACCTTTGTTGGGAAATAATGCTGCCATTGTTTTTGCCTTGGCGTTGCTTATGGCAGGAATCTCTTCCACCATAACGAGTGGCATGGCTGCAGGATCTATTTTCGCGGGGATTTTTGGAGAATCTTATCATATTAAAGATAGCCATTCTCAAATGGGAGTCATTCTTTCATTGGGGATTGCGTTGTTATTAATTTTTTTTATTGGTGATCCATTCAAGGGGCTATTGATCTCACAAATGATTTTGAGCATTCAGTTGCCATTTACGGTATTTCTGCAAGTGGGGTTAACTTCATCAAAGAAAGTGATGGGCAATTACGTGAACAGTCGCTGGAGTACGTTCGTGCTTTATACAATTGCAATTGTAGTTTCTGCTCTGAATATAATGTTATTGTTTTCATAA
- a CDS encoding methylated-DNA--[protein]-cysteine S-methyltransferase codes for MGESLNFVRYGEGTSHEHFISIERMSNEECGVGGRNLSISYNFESTSFMDVLVASTTKGVCYMAFADEREKALEELASLFPMAAFERRSDKLQEHAVAILNTGCEDIKNVKLYVKASDFQLKVWNTLLKIPLGALTTYGDIARYLHSPKASRAVGTAVGDNPVAFLIPCHRVVRSDGTLGGYHWGLTRKTAIIDWEAKKCK; via the coding sequence ATGGGGGAAAGTTTGAATTTTGTTCGTTATGGAGAAGGTACTTCACACGAGCATTTCATAAGTATTGAAAGAATGTCAAATGAGGAGTGCGGTGTTGGCGGACGTAATTTATCGATAAGTTATAATTTTGAAAGTACATCTTTCATGGACGTTTTAGTAGCTTCTACTACTAAGGGTGTTTGTTATATGGCTTTCGCTGACGAACGTGAGAAAGCTTTGGAAGAGTTGGCAAGTCTTTTCCCGATGGCAGCTTTTGAACGCCGTTCTGATAAGTTGCAAGAGCATGCGGTAGCTATTTTGAATACGGGGTGTGAGGATATTAAGAATGTGAAATTATATGTTAAGGCTTCAGATTTCCAGTTGAAGGTATGGAATACACTTCTGAAAATACCATTGGGAGCATTAACGACTTATGGTGATATAGCTCGGTACCTTCATAGTCCGAAAGCGTCCCGTGCCGTAGGTACTGCTGTTGGAGACAACCCGGTGGCGTTTCTGATTCCTTGTCATCGTGTTGTTCGTTCCGATGGTACCTTGGGTGGCTATCATTGGGGACTGACTCGTAAAACTGCAATAATAGACTGGGAAGCGAAGAAATGTAAATGA
- a CDS encoding exodeoxyribonuclease III: MRIITYNVNGLRAAVAKGLPEWLSQELPDVLCLQETKLQPEQYPAEPFEALGYKAYLYSAQKKGYSGVAILTRCEPDYVEYGMGIDEYDNEGRFIRADYGDLSIVSVYHPSGTSGDERQAFKMVWLEAFQKYVTELQKSRRKLILCGDYNICHEAIDIHDPIRNATNSGFLPEEREWMTRFLSTGFIDSFRALYPEKQEYTWWSYRFNSRAKNKGWRIDYCMVSEPMRPLLKNACILNQAVHSDHCPMMLEVAD, translated from the coding sequence ATGAGGATAATAACTTATAACGTAAATGGTCTGCGTGCAGCTGTAGCTAAGGGCTTACCCGAGTGGCTGTCGCAGGAGTTACCCGATGTTTTATGTTTGCAGGAAACGAAGTTGCAACCGGAACAGTATCCGGCAGAACCGTTTGAAGCGTTAGGATATAAGGCTTATTTATATTCAGCCCAGAAAAAGGGATATAGCGGAGTAGCCATACTGACCCGGTGTGAACCTGACTATGTGGAATATGGTATGGGGATTGATGAATATGACAATGAAGGGCGTTTTATCCGTGCCGATTATGGTGATTTGTCGATAGTAAGCGTCTATCATCCGTCCGGAACCAGCGGAGACGAACGTCAGGCTTTTAAAATGGTTTGGTTGGAGGCTTTTCAGAAGTATGTTACCGAATTGCAGAAATCACGCAGAAAGCTCATACTTTGCGGAGATTATAACATTTGCCATGAAGCGATAGATATTCACGATCCTATACGAAATGCGACAAATAGTGGTTTTTTGCCGGAAGAACGGGAATGGATGACTCGTTTTCTATCTACCGGATTTATTGATTCTTTTCGGGCATTATATCCTGAAAAGCAAGAATACACCTGGTGGAGTTATCGTTTCAATTCGCGGGCAAAAAATAAAGGATGGCGTATTGACTACTGTATGGTCAGTGAACCTATGCGTCCGTTGCTTAAAAATGCCTGTATTTTGAATCAGGCAGTACACTCCGATCATTGTCCGATGATGTTGGAAGTGGCTGATTGA
- a CDS encoding secondary thiamine-phosphate synthase enzyme YjbQ: protein MAMTFDIQLAHYPRGFHLITEDIVSHLSELPESGLLVIFIKHTSAAITINENADPDVRQDFQTYFNKVVPDGANYFIHTLEGPDDMSAHIKASLIGSSITIPIKNHRLNLGTWQGIYLCEFRNGGDHRKLSITII, encoded by the coding sequence ATGGCGATGACATTCGATATACAATTAGCACACTATCCACGTGGTTTCCACCTGATCACCGAAGATATCGTTTCACATTTATCAGAACTACCAGAAAGCGGCTTACTCGTAATTTTTATTAAACACACTTCAGCAGCTATCACAATAAATGAAAATGCCGATCCGGATGTCCGGCAAGATTTTCAGACTTACTTTAACAAGGTTGTTCCGGACGGAGCAAATTATTTCATCCATACTTTGGAAGGTCCCGATGATATGAGTGCCCACATCAAAGCATCACTTATAGGCAGTTCAATCACAATCCCCATCAAGAATCACAGACTTAACTTGGGGACTTGGCAAGGAATCTATTTATGTGAATTCCGAAATGGTGGGGATCACCGTAAATTAAGTATTACTATAATCTAA
- a CDS encoding C-GCAxxG-C-C family protein, with amino-acid sequence MEDRIQRAIELFKSGYNCSQSVVAAFADMYGFTQEQALRMAASFGGGIGRMRETCGAACGMFLLAGLETGATDGADKVGKAANYALVQELAEEFKRRNGSINCGELLGLNKKTQLSSIPEERTKHYYAKRPCAKMVEEAARIWSEYLEKHSKEE; translated from the coding sequence ATGGAAGATAGAATTCAACGTGCTATAGAGCTTTTTAAAAGTGGGTATAATTGTTCGCAATCTGTGGTAGCTGCTTTTGCCGATATGTATGGATTTACACAAGAACAGGCATTGCGGATGGCGGCCTCTTTTGGAGGAGGTATCGGACGTATGAGGGAAACTTGTGGTGCTGCTTGTGGCATGTTTTTATTAGCAGGGTTGGAAACCGGAGCAACAGACGGTGCTGATAAAGTAGGCAAGGCTGCTAATTATGCTTTGGTACAAGAATTGGCAGAAGAGTTCAAAAGAAGGAACGGCTCTATAAATTGTGGTGAATTATTAGGGCTGAACAAAAAGACTCAGCTTTCGTCTATTCCTGAAGAAAGAACTAAACATTACTATGCTAAACGTCCCTGTGCAAAGATGGTAGAGGAAGCCGCCAGAATATGGTCTGAGTACCTGGAAAAGCACTCTAAAGAGGAATGA
- a CDS encoding winged helix-turn-helix domain-containing protein has translation MLKEKAGEIAGKIWVALNGTEGLTAKQIKKATKLVDKDLFLGLGWLLREDKISTQEVEGELFIKLN, from the coding sequence ATGTTGAAAGAAAAAGCAGGTGAAATTGCAGGTAAAATCTGGGTTGCACTGAATGGAACAGAAGGACTGACAGCTAAGCAAATTAAAAAAGCAACTAAACTGGTTGATAAAGACCTGTTCTTGGGACTTGGCTGGTTATTGAGAGAAGACAAGATCTCCACTCAGGAAGTTGAAGGTGAGCTTTTCATTAAATTGAACTAA
- the lepA gene encoding translation elongation factor 4, translating into MKNIRNFCIIAHIDHGKSTLADRLLEFTNTIQVTEGQMLDNMDLEKERGITIKSHAIQMEFAHKGEKYILNLIDTPGHVDFSYEVSRSIAACEGALLIVDASQGVQAQTISNLYMAIEHDLEIIPVINKCDMASAMPEEVEDEIVELLGCKREEIIRASGKTGMGVEEILTAVIERIPHPKGDEEAPLQALIFDSVFNSFRGIIAYFKIVNGVIRTGDKVKFFNTGKEYDADEIGVLKMDMVPRKELRTGDVGYIISGIKTSKEVKVGDTITHIARPCDKAIAGFEEVKPMVFAGVYPIEAEEFEDLRASLEKLQLNDASLTFQPESSLALGFGFRCGFLGLLHMEIVQERLDREFDMNVITTVPNVSYNIYDKQGHVTEVHNPGGMPDPTLIDHIEEPYIKSSIITTTDYIGPIMTLCLGKRGELIKQEYISGNRVELYYNMPLGEIVIDFYDKLKSISKGYASFDYHPNGFRPSKLVKLDILLNGESVDALSTLTHIDNAYDMGRRMCEKLKELIPRQQFEIAIQAAIGAKIIARETIKAVRKDVTAKCYGGDISRKRKLLEKQKKGKKRMKQIGNVEVPQKAFLAVLKLD; encoded by the coding sequence ATGAAGAATATACGTAATTTTTGTATTATTGCCCATATTGATCATGGTAAGTCGACATTAGCAGACCGTTTGCTGGAATTCACCAATACTATCCAAGTTACCGAAGGACAAATGCTTGATAATATGGATTTGGAAAAGGAGAGGGGGATTACCATTAAGAGTCATGCTATACAAATGGAATTTGCTCATAAAGGTGAAAAGTATATTCTGAATCTGATCGATACTCCGGGACATGTGGACTTTTCATATGAAGTATCCCGGTCAATAGCTGCCTGTGAAGGCGCGTTGCTCATTGTAGATGCTTCACAAGGTGTTCAAGCACAAACTATTTCCAATCTTTATATGGCTATTGAACATGATTTGGAGATCATTCCGGTGATCAACAAATGTGATATGGCAAGTGCCATGCCCGAAGAGGTGGAAGATGAAATCGTTGAGCTTCTAGGTTGCAAGCGTGAGGAGATTATTCGTGCTTCCGGCAAAACTGGTATGGGGGTTGAAGAAATCCTGACCGCGGTTATCGAACGTATTCCTCATCCGAAAGGAGATGAGGAAGCACCGTTGCAGGCTTTAATTTTCGACTCCGTATTCAATTCTTTCCGTGGCATTATCGCATATTTTAAGATAGTGAACGGAGTGATTCGTACCGGTGATAAAGTCAAATTTTTCAATACAGGAAAGGAATATGACGCGGATGAAATCGGTGTGCTGAAAATGGATATGGTACCTCGTAAAGAACTTCGTACGGGTGATGTGGGATATATTATTTCCGGAATTAAAACCTCTAAAGAGGTGAAAGTAGGTGATACCATTACACATATAGCTCGTCCATGTGACAAAGCGATTGCTGGTTTTGAAGAAGTAAAACCTATGGTGTTTGCCGGTGTTTACCCCATTGAGGCTGAAGAATTTGAAGATTTGCGGGCATCTCTTGAAAAATTGCAGTTGAATGATGCGTCATTAACATTCCAACCGGAGTCTTCTTTAGCTTTAGGATTTGGTTTCCGTTGTGGATTCCTTGGGTTGTTACACATGGAGATCGTTCAGGAACGTTTGGATCGTGAGTTTGATATGAATGTAATCACTACCGTTCCGAATGTCTCTTATAATATTTATGATAAACAGGGACATGTTACAGAGGTTCATAATCCTGGAGGTATGCCCGATCCTACATTGATTGATCATATTGAAGAGCCATATATAAAATCTTCCATAATCACAACTACCGATTATATCGGTCCTATTATGACTTTGTGTTTGGGTAAACGTGGTGAATTGATCAAACAGGAATATATTTCGGGCAACCGGGTGGAATTATATTATAATATGCCTTTGGGAGAAATAGTAATTGACTTTTATGATAAGTTGAAAAGTATTTCTAAAGGATATGCTTCTTTTGATTATCATCCTAATGGTTTTAGACCTTCTAAACTGGTGAAACTTGATATTCTTTTGAATGGTGAATCTGTGGATGCACTTTCTACTCTGACACACATTGATAATGCTTATGATATGGGACGTCGTATGTGTGAGAAGTTGAAGGAACTGATTCCGCGCCAGCAATTCGAGATTGCTATACAAGCAGCTATCGGTGCCAAAATTATTGCACGTGAAACTATAAAAGCTGTTCGTAAAGACGTGACTGCAAAATGTTATGGTGGCGATATCAGCCGTAAGCGTAAATTGTTGGAGAAGCAAAAGAAAGGAAAGAAAAGAATGAAACAGATTGGCAATGTAGAAGTACCGCAAAAAGCATTCCTTGCTGTTCTGAAGTTAGATTAG
- the nhaA gene encoding Na+/H+ antiporter NhaA, with protein sequence MTVLRTMKNFSSMNIAASILLFVTAIAAAVIANSPVAPAYQEFLSHELHLRIGSFNLLSHGGHNLKMIEFINDGLMTVFFLLVGLEIKREILVGELSSFRKAALPFIVACGGMVFPVIIYSMICTPGTEGGQGLAIPMATDIAFSLGVLSLLGSRVPLSLKIFLTAFAVVDDIGGILVIALFYSSHVAYEYLLVAALLYVVLYFLGKHGTTNKIFFLVIGVVIWYLFLQSGIHSTISGVILAFVIPAKPQLNVGKYIERIRRIIKTFPEMKNNSIVLTNEQIAMLKQVESASDRVISPLQSLEDNLHGAVNYLILPLFAFVNAGVVFSGSGNVVGEVSVAVALALLLGKFLGIFSFTWLAIRSGFTPMPHGMNWKNIAGVALLGGIGFTVSLFIANLSFGDSHPVLLNQAKFGVLSGTVLSGILGYIVLYFVLPKKK encoded by the coding sequence ATGACCGTGTTACGTACTATGAAGAATTTCTCGTCCATGAATATTGCAGCGAGTATTCTGCTATTTGTGACAGCTATTGCGGCTGCCGTTATTGCTAATTCTCCTGTTGCACCGGCTTATCAGGAATTCTTATCCCATGAATTGCATCTTCGTATTGGGAGCTTTAATTTGCTTTCGCATGGGGGACATAATCTGAAGATGATCGAGTTTATCAATGATGGCCTGATGACTGTTTTCTTTCTCTTGGTTGGGCTTGAGATAAAACGGGAGATATTAGTTGGCGAGCTTTCTTCATTCCGCAAAGCGGCATTGCCGTTTATCGTTGCATGTGGAGGTATGGTATTTCCGGTAATTATTTATTCAATGATTTGTACTCCGGGTACTGAGGGAGGACAAGGACTTGCTATTCCTATGGCCACGGATATTGCTTTTTCATTGGGGGTACTCAGTTTACTTGGAAGCCGTGTACCATTGAGCCTTAAGATATTCCTTACAGCTTTTGCTGTAGTGGATGACATTGGGGGGATATTGGTGATAGCGTTGTTTTATAGTTCCCATGTGGCGTATGAATATCTTCTTGTTGCTGCATTGCTTTACGTAGTTCTTTATTTTTTGGGAAAACATGGAACCACCAATAAGATATTCTTTCTGGTCATCGGAGTAGTTATCTGGTACTTGTTTTTGCAATCGGGCATTCATAGTACGATTTCCGGAGTAATACTTGCTTTTGTTATTCCTGCTAAGCCGCAATTGAATGTTGGAAAATATATTGAACGTATACGACGGATTATCAAGACTTTTCCGGAGATGAAAAATAATAGTATTGTATTGACAAATGAGCAGATTGCTATGCTGAAACAGGTGGAATCTGCTTCCGACCGTGTAATCAGTCCGTTGCAATCTTTAGAGGATAATTTACATGGGGCGGTCAACTATCTTATTTTGCCATTATTTGCATTTGTGAATGCCGGAGTAGTATTTAGTGGTAGTGGTAATGTTGTTGGTGAAGTTAGTGTAGCTGTTGCTTTGGCATTACTTTTGGGTAAATTTTTGGGGATTTTTTCTTTTACATGGTTGGCCATTAGAAGCGGATTTACTCCTATGCCGCATGGAATGAATTGGAAGAACATAGCAGGAGTGGCTTTGTTGGGTGGTATAGGATTCACGGTATCCTTATTCATAGCTAATCTTTCATTTGGAGACAGCCATCCTGTGTTATTGAACCAGGCTAAGTTTGGAGTGCTTTCTGGCACAGTGTTATCAGGTATTTTGGGATATATAGTTTTATATTTTGTTCTGCCTAAAAAGAAATAG
- a CDS encoding DNA recombination protein RmuC → MELVLLILTVLLLIALFVLVLLRNNGQAQNDILQTALRQQMQENREELNRSIRELRMEITQTLNQNLQQLQDVLHKNMMTTGELQRQKFDAMARQQEMLLQSTEKRLDDMRLMVEEKLQKTLNERIGQSFELVRSQLENVQKGLGEMKSLAQDVGGLKKVLSNVKMRGTFGEVQLGALLEQMMSPEQYDANVKTKKSGTEFVEFAIKLPGKEDVNSTVYLPIDAKFPKDVYEQYYDAFESGDTTRIEICGKQLENTIKKMAKDIHDKYVDPPFTTDFAILFLPFESIYAEVIRRTSLVEALQKDFKIVVTGPTTLGAILNSLQMGFRTLAIQKRTGEVWTVLGAVKTEFSKFGGLLEKVQKNLQTAGDQLEEVMGKRTRAIERRLRQVEELPHEESRKILPIDDGEDDLID, encoded by the coding sequence ATGGAACTGGTTTTACTCATCTTAACTGTACTGCTTTTGATTGCATTATTCGTACTTGTTCTTTTACGGAATAACGGACAGGCACAAAATGATATTCTACAAACCGCCTTGCGCCAACAGATGCAGGAAAATCGGGAAGAGCTGAACCGCAGCATCCGAGAACTCCGCATGGAAATAACACAGACTTTAAATCAGAATCTGCAACAATTACAAGACGTCTTACATAAGAATATGATGACTACCGGAGAACTCCAACGGCAGAAATTCGATGCAATGGCACGCCAACAGGAGATGCTGTTACAATCTACTGAAAAACGATTGGATGACATGCGATTGATGGTAGAAGAAAAATTACAAAAGACCCTGAACGAACGTATCGGTCAATCTTTTGAGTTAGTCCGTTCGCAATTAGAGAATGTACAAAAAGGACTGGGAGAAATGAAATCTTTAGCACAAGACGTAGGTGGTCTGAAAAAAGTATTGAGCAATGTAAAAATGCGTGGTACATTTGGAGAAGTGCAATTAGGTGCATTACTGGAACAGATGATGAGTCCCGAGCAATACGATGCGAATGTAAAAACCAAAAAGAGCGGAACAGAATTTGTGGAGTTTGCCATCAAACTCCCAGGCAAAGAGGACGTGAACAGTACTGTATACCTTCCAATAGATGCCAAATTCCCCAAAGATGTTTACGAACAGTATTATGATGCATTCGAATCCGGTGATACTACGCGCATAGAGATTTGCGGAAAACAATTGGAAAATACAATCAAGAAAATGGCAAAGGACATTCATGATAAATATGTAGATCCGCCTTTTACAACGGATTTCGCTATTTTATTCTTACCCTTTGAAAGCATATATGCCGAAGTGATCAGGCGTACTTCCTTGGTGGAAGCATTACAGAAAGACTTTAAAATTGTCGTGACCGGACCTACTACATTGGGAGCGATATTAAACAGTCTACAAATGGGATTCCGAACCCTTGCCATACAAAAGCGAACAGGAGAAGTATGGACTGTACTTGGAGCCGTAAAGACTGAATTCAGCAAATTCGGTGGTCTGCTTGAGAAAGTCCAGAAAAATCTGCAAACTGCTGGTGACCAATTAGAAGAAGTGATGGGAAAACGTACCCGGGCTATCGAACGAAGACTTCGCCAAGTGGAAGAATTGCCACATGAAGAAAGCAGAAAAATCTTGCCTATCGATGATGGAGAAGATGACTTGATAGATTAA
- the map gene encoding type I methionyl aminopeptidase has protein sequence MKKFIKGLRFTPANYPDEIEDKIQKYRKQGYKLPFRKALRTPEQLEGIRESAKINTALLDYISENIREGISTEEIDRMVYEFTTSHGAIPAPLNYEGFPKSVCTSINDVVCHGIPSKNEILRSGDIVNVDVSTIYKGYFSDASRMFMIGDVAPETQRLVKVTKECLEIGIAAAQPWARLGDVGAAIQEHAEKNGYSVVRDLCGHGVGMQFHEEPDVEHFGRRGTGMLIVPGMTFTIEPMINMGTYEVFVDEADGWTIFTDDGLPSAQWENMILITESGNEILTY, from the coding sequence ATGAAAAAGTTCATCAAGGGACTCCGGTTCACCCCTGCCAACTATCCGGACGAAATAGAAGATAAAATTCAGAAATACAGAAAACAAGGATATAAACTCCCTTTCCGGAAAGCACTCCGCACTCCTGAACAACTGGAGGGAATCCGGGAGAGTGCCAAAATCAATACAGCCCTTTTGGATTATATTTCAGAAAACATACGCGAAGGCATTTCAACGGAAGAGATAGACCGTATGGTATATGAATTTACTACTAGCCATGGAGCGATCCCCGCTCCTCTCAATTATGAAGGTTTTCCAAAAAGTGTGTGTACGAGTATTAATGACGTTGTTTGCCACGGTATACCAAGCAAAAATGAAATTCTTCGCAGTGGAGATATTGTTAATGTGGATGTTTCGACCATCTACAAAGGCTATTTCTCGGATGCCTCGCGCATGTTCATGATCGGGGATGTAGCACCGGAAACACAACGCTTAGTAAAGGTTACAAAGGAATGTTTGGAAATTGGTATTGCCGCTGCACAACCTTGGGCACGGCTGGGAGATGTTGGAGCCGCCATACAGGAACATGCTGAAAAAAACGGATATAGCGTAGTACGCGATCTTTGCGGTCATGGTGTAGGCATGCAATTTCATGAAGAACCGGATGTAGAACACTTCGGACGAAGAGGTACAGGCATGTTGATAGTCCCCGGAATGACATTCACAATCGAACCGATGATTAATATGGGTACTTATGAGGTATTTGTGGACGAAGCTGATGGATGGACTATATTTACTGATGACGGACTACCTTCAGCACAATGGGAAAACATGATACTGATAACTGAAAGTGGCAACGAAATATTGACATATTAA
- the cas6 gene encoding CRISPR-associated endoribonuclease Cas6, producing the protein MIGTIHKWIGNNEIHDKISLYSFSWLHGGKLVKDKGFDFPEGAIFFISFYENKYLKILIDTILSDSEMFCGLEVKDITIEKQPVFRKEPLVFRLASPVFIKRNIDGNNKFFFYTDEESSVLMTETLRHKMQIAGLPDDETLKVEFDLSYPVKQVKMVTIHGIKNKASMCPVIIHGTPESKLFAWTVGAGNNSGAGFGGLI; encoded by the coding sequence ATGATCGGTACAATTCATAAATGGATTGGAAACAATGAAATACATGATAAAATATCATTGTATTCTTTTTCATGGCTACATGGTGGAAAACTTGTGAAAGATAAAGGATTTGATTTTCCTGAAGGAGCTATATTCTTTATTAGCTTTTACGAGAATAAATATTTGAAAATATTGATAGATACGATTCTGTCCGATTCGGAAATGTTTTGTGGACTGGAAGTGAAAGATATCACAATAGAAAAACAACCGGTTTTCAGAAAGGAACCACTGGTCTTTAGATTGGCCTCTCCGGTTTTCATCAAAAGAAATATTGACGGTAATAATAAGTTTTTCTTTTATACCGATGAAGAAAGTAGCGTTTTGATGACAGAGACTTTAAGGCATAAGATGCAGATTGCTGGTTTGCCTGACGATGAGACTTTAAAAGTTGAATTTGATCTATCTTATCCGGTTAAACAAGTCAAGATGGTAACAATTCATGGTATTAAAAATAAGGCAAGCATGTGTCCTGTAATTATTCATGGAACTCCAGAAAGTAAATTGTTTGCTTGGACAGTCGGCGCTGGGAACAATAGCGGCGCCGGGTTCGGGGGGTTGATATAA